TCGAGATGGGACGGCCGTCGGCCGCCAGCCAATACTCGCGCACCACGGGCGCGGGCATCCTCGATCAGCGACAGTGCGCTCTCCACGCAAACGGCATCAGGATCGACCGGTGCACATAGAACCGCGACGGCGAGATGCAGACCTGACCACAATTGCGGAACCTGGTCGTTGCGAGCCATTTCGCGCTTTGCACGGGGTCCGCGTCGGCATGGACGATCACCGGCGCATGTCCGCCCAGCTCCATCGTAACCTTCTTCACATGAGCGCAGCGGCTTCGTCCGCTCCGATCGCGGCGGGCACGCTGCCAACCGGCTCTCCGGTCGCCGGACTTCTGACCACGATGGATTCACCGTCGGACGCACAGCGCCACGCGCCATCGATCAGCAGGCCACAAGATTCGTACATGCTCGTCCCTTCAGATTCGCGTCTTCGTATAAGCGTCCTGCACGCCGTCGGACCACGGGCCGACGTTCCACTGGCCATACGCACCCATCCCGCCTGCGGGGTCCGCACCGTAATAGACCGGCACGTGAATCAGACTCAGGCCAGGGTGAGCGTGCGCCTTCGCGAGCGCATCGCGCAGACCTCGCTCCGTATCGCCCGCCGACAACGCCATCACGCCCGCCACCGCTCCCGCCATCGCCACATAATCGACGGCGACCGAATCGTTGGTGCGGTAATCGGTATCGAACTGCGCTTCCTGCAAGCTGCTGATCGCCGCCATGCGGCGGTTGTCGAGCAGCAGGATGGTGCCGTGAACACCATGCTCGATACCGTCGATCAGGATCTGCGGATTCATCATGAATGAGCCGTCGCCGGTGAACGCGACGCCATAGCATCCTTGCCGCGCGATCGCCTGAGACAGCAGCGCGGAAACGGCGAAACCCATATACGACGCGCCGGACTCGGTATACGTTTCGCCGGGCAAGTCGTCGCGGATCACCTGGAAGCCGTTAGCCTGAACGTCGCCGGCATCGAAAAACTTCAGCGCACCGATCTCGCGGCAAAAACGCTCGGCGATGGCGATGGCCTGCGGTTGCGTCAGCACCTCGCGCCGCCAGACCGCATCGAAACACCGCGGGCCGCCGGCGCGTGCGTCGCGCAAGCCCAGCCACTCGGCTTTCTTGCGCGCGGCCTCGTCGAGCCATGCCGATTTCGCCGGGGTCAACGGACCGGCCAGCGCCAGCGCCAGCCGCTCGCAAATGGCCGCAGCATCTCCCAGCAACGCGGTGCTTTCGTTGTAGTGCTGGACGTCGGTCGGATCGGCGTTGATATTGACCACATGACGAACCTTGGGCCAGCCGATGCCCGAGCAGTCCGACTGGCACACCGCGCGGCTGCCGATCACGATCAGCAGCTCGGCCTCCTGCATGGCCCAGTTGCCGCTGATCGAACCTTTCGAGCCCGCCACGTGCAGGTTATGCGGATGCGCGTCGGGCAGCACACCAACCGTTCCGGGGCTCAGCACCGCGACCGCACCGCTGGCTTCCGCCAGCCGCCGTACCGCCACCGCCGCATGACGCGCGCCGGCACCGACCTTGATGGCCACCCGGTCCGCGCCCGCGATCAGCTTCGCAGCCACGGCCAGGGACGCCTCGTCCGGTATCGGCAAACGCGGCCACACGGGTCGGGCCGCAAGCGCATCGAGTCTCAGCGATACCCGCGCCAGTTGCGTGTTCAGCGGCAGATTCAGATAGAACGGCGCCGGCCGCCACGGATGAAACACGGCCGCACTTCCGTTGCGCAACGCATCGCGCAACGCGGCGGGCGTATGCAGCGTATAGGACGCCCCCATCCGTTCTGTCAGGGAGCCAAACAGTCCCTGCCC
The nucleotide sequence above comes from Paraburkholderia youngii. Encoded proteins:
- a CDS encoding thiamine pyrophosphate-dependent enzyme → MSDLVTSSKQLPVTTESRAAWLREEGGLSAAFADGLLSDVVELPLAEALVLGLMKQGVTKYLAIFGHGNTAIAEILRIYEAHGLVKCWQFRNEVEMAHAATALSWVYGEVPAVLTSIGPGALQALAGSLAAASNGVGVYHLYGDETTHGEGYNMQQIPRPGQGLFGSLTERMGASYTLHTPAALRDALRNGSAAVFHPWRPAPFYLNLPLNTQLARVSLRLDALAARPVWPRLPIPDEASLAVAAKLIAGADRVAIKVGAGARHAAVAVRRLAEASGAVAVLSPGTVGVLPDAHPHNLHVAGSKGSISGNWAMQEAELLIVIGSRAVCQSDCSGIGWPKVRHVVNINADPTDVQHYNESTALLGDAAAICERLALALAGPLTPAKSAWLDEAARKKAEWLGLRDARAGGPRCFDAVWRREVLTQPQAIAIAERFCREIGALKFFDAGDVQANGFQVIRDDLPGETYTESGASYMGFAVSALLSQAIARQGCYGVAFTGDGSFMMNPQILIDGIEHGVHGTILLLDNRRMAAISSLQEAQFDTDYRTNDSVAVDYVAMAGAVAGVMALSAGDTERGLRDALAKAHAHPGLSLIHVPVYYGADPAGGMGAYGQWNVGPWSDGVQDAYTKTRI
- a CDS encoding aldehyde dehydrogenase family protein, with product MELGGHAPVIVHADADPVQSAKWLATTRFRNCGQVCISPSRFYVHRSILMPFAWRAHCR